ATCTCGGCCAGCAGCACCACGTAATTCTTGCCGTAATGCTTGGCGCAGGCCGGGCAGGTGGTGTAGAAGAACAGCGTCCGCTTCGCTTTCTTGCCCTTGCTGGCGACGAACTTCTCCATCTCTTTCATCCAGTTTCCCATCTCTTTGAACGGACCCTCGAAAACCTTGGCGAGAAAAGTTCCAGACAAGCGGACCATCTTGGATCCGGGGACTTCCTTGGCGACGGCAATGTAGACGTCGGCTCCCCAAAGTGAGTTCTCGTCGGTCACCATGACCGATTCCGAAGCCAGCGCATCGGCCGCGGCGATCTTCTCCATGTTGCGGACCATGACCTGGCCGAAATTCAGCGGGATATGCAGGAAGCTCCGCACCCGATCCTGGACGAAAAGTTTGTCCTGCCAGACGATCTCCCGGCCATCCCAGGGCGCGGGGTCGAAACGCTCGCAACAGCCTGTCTCCGCCCGTTCGTTGAGTTTGTCCATATTATAAAGAATCCCGGTAAGACGTCATTTGACGATCGAGACTTTGCACTCACCGGTGTCGTAGTAGTCCTGAGCCGCGCATTCGACACCGTTGATCTTGCAAGTGCCGGCCTGGCCCGCCTTGGCGCTCTTCACTGCCTCGTGGCCGGTGATGGCGCAATAGATATCCGCCGGTTCCGCGAGTCCCTTCAGATCAACGCCGCCGATCGCGCACTCCCCGCGAAACATCGCCCACTCCTCGCACTGCTTGCCGTCCGGAAAGACGCAGACGCCATACTGGCCGCCAGTCTTCTCGGCGATCTGCAGCGCGCCGCCGGAGGAGACGCAATTGGTCGAAGCCTGATTAGCGACCTTCAGCATGGCTTTCTCGCTGGTCTTCAGGATCTCGTCCCTCTTCTGGATCGCGAGATCGTAGACACTCGAGGAGAGCGTGACGACCGATTGGGACAGTTCGGCCATGGTCAAATTCTGCCGACTGACCAGGGCGCCCAGGATGACCACGCAGACGGTCAGGACCAGGATGATGAATGATTGAAATCTTTCACGATTCATAACGAGGCTTGGCGAATTGCTTAGGCCTTGATTTTATCATGAACGGACGACGCGGGCGAGCGGCCGCGGCGAACAAGACGGGCACACAACTGAAACGCCGCTTCACGGGAAGCGGCGCCTTTTTATTGATCATCGCGGTCGAAAACCAACCTACTCTGACTTCTTGGCGGCCGCGGCAGCGTTCTTGAAACCGGTGTAGGCCTGCATTATTTCGAGCGGCACCGTGAACACTATCGTATTGGACGCGTCGGAAGAGATATCGTTGATGGAATTAAGCGTCCGGAGATGCAGGGCGCCGGGCGTCTCCGCGAGCACCCGCGCAGCCTTGGCCAAATTCTCCGCAGCCAAAGCCTCGCCCTCGGCGTTGATGATGACCGCTCGTCGCTCGCGCTCGGCCTCGGCCTGCTTGGCGATGGTCCGGACCATATCGGTCGGCAGGTTGATATCCTTAAGCTCGACCGAGGTCACCTCGACGCCCCAGCCAATGGTCGCGGCATCGACGCTCTTCTCGATCTTGTCGGAGATCACCATCCGCTGCGAGAGCAATTCGTCGAGCGTCACCTCGCCGGCGATGTTGCGCATGGTCGTCTGCGCCAGCTGCAGCACGGCGTAATAGACGTTCTCGACCTCGATCACGGCCTTGGCCGCGTCGATCACCTTATAATAGATGACCGCGTTGATCTTGGCCGAGACGTTATCCTTGGTGATCGCGTCCTGCGACGGCACATCAACGGCCTTGAGCCGCATATCGATCTTGCGCATCGACTGAAAGACCGGAATGATGACGCGCCAGCCCGGTCCGACAATGCCCGAAAACCGGCCCATGGTGAACTTGACGCCGCGTTCGTACTGATTGACCTGCTTGAGGGTCATCAGGAACAAGATGACCGCGCCGACGATCCAGGGAAGATAGCCCATATTTTCGATCTTAGATGATGATTAACCACCGTCAGGATACCATCGCGCGAAAACGCCAACAAGCGGCCGCTGGCGGCGGATCCGCGAGGCGAATAAAAAAACGCTCCGGAAGATCTCCGGAGCGTTCGGCTGACAAAAGGCCTCACTTCGACGCGGCAGACTTGCGCAGCTTCGCGAGACGGCGATCGATGACCGCCGCGACCTCGTCGGGCGTAAGACAGCTACCCACCTCGCGCGGCGAACCGCCGATGGTGTCGCTGCCGCCCCAGCGATGCTTCGCTTCCGAACCGAGGCCTTCAGCCTTGTTCAGATCATCGTACAGCTTCGGGATCGGGAACAGAATG
The Patescibacteria group bacterium genome window above contains:
- a CDS encoding hydrolase; the protein is MDKLNERAETGCCERFDPAPWDGREIVWQDKLFVQDRVRSFLHIPLNFGQVMVRNMEKIAAADALASESVMVTDENSLWGADVYIAVAKEVPGSKMVRLSGTFLAKVFEGPFKEMGNWMKEMEKFVASKGKKAKRTLFFYTTCPACAKHYGKNYVVLLAE
- a CDS encoding DUF333 domain-containing protein yields the protein MNRERFQSFIILVLTVCVVILGALVSRQNLTMAELSQSVVTLSSSVYDLAIQKRDEILKTSEKAMLKVANQASTNCVSSGGALQIAEKTGGQYGVCVFPDGKQCEEWAMFRGECAIGGVDLKGLAEPADIYCAITGHEAVKSAKAGQAGTCKINGVECAAQDYYDTGECKVSIVK
- a CDS encoding slipin family protein, whose amino-acid sequence is MGYLPWIVGAVILFLMTLKQVNQYERGVKFTMGRFSGIVGPGWRVIIPVFQSMRKIDMRLKAVDVPSQDAITKDNVSAKINAVIYYKVIDAAKAVIEVENVYYAVLQLAQTTMRNIAGEVTLDELLSQRMVISDKIEKSVDAATIGWGVEVTSVELKDINLPTDMVRTIAKQAEAERERRAVIINAEGEALAAENLAKAARVLAETPGALHLRTLNSINDISSDASNTIVFTVPLEIMQAYTGFKNAAAAAKKSE